The Argopecten irradians isolate NY chromosome 6, Ai_NY, whole genome shotgun sequence genome has a window encoding:
- the LOC138325750 gene encoding large ribosomal subunit protein mL55-like isoform X2, giving the protein MMKLGESLCKVCQGHLIRQYQTISSRTSLTRYRRRVYVRQYPTTVVYPDGSTITVRYKEPRKLITLPVDLTELSEEEAKAVISKRTPRKKITVVEEYDDDFDANKYKHIWKKKAVKS; this is encoded by the exons ATGATGAA ACTTGGAGAGTCGCTGTGTAAAGTCTGCCAAGGACATTTAATTCGGCAGTATCAAACAATATCCAGTAGAACATCACTGACACGCTACCGCAGAAGGGTCTATGTCCGTCAGTATCCTACAACAGTAGTCTATCCAGATGGTTCTACCATTACAGTGCGATACAAGGAGCCGAGAAAACTCATCACG TTGCCTGTTGATCTAACTGAGCTATCTGAAGAAGAAGCTAAAGCAGTAATCAGTAAAAGAACGCCACGGAAGAAGATAACTGTGGTAGAGGAATATGATGATGACTTTGACGCTAATAAATATAAGCATATATGGAAAAAGAAAGCTGTGAAAAGCTAG
- the LOC138325750 gene encoding large ribosomal subunit protein mL55-like isoform X1, which translates to MATLARLGESLCKVCQGHLIRQYQTISSRTSLTRYRRRVYVRQYPTTVVYPDGSTITVRYKEPRKLITLPVDLTELSEEEAKAVISKRTPRKKITVVEEYDDDFDANKYKHIWKKKAVKS; encoded by the exons ATGGCGACTCTGGCAAG ACTTGGAGAGTCGCTGTGTAAAGTCTGCCAAGGACATTTAATTCGGCAGTATCAAACAATATCCAGTAGAACATCACTGACACGCTACCGCAGAAGGGTCTATGTCCGTCAGTATCCTACAACAGTAGTCTATCCAGATGGTTCTACCATTACAGTGCGATACAAGGAGCCGAGAAAACTCATCACG TTGCCTGTTGATCTAACTGAGCTATCTGAAGAAGAAGCTAAAGCAGTAATCAGTAAAAGAACGCCACGGAAGAAGATAACTGTGGTAGAGGAATATGATGATGACTTTGACGCTAATAAATATAAGCATATATGGAAAAAGAAAGCTGTGAAAAGCTAG
- the LOC138325751 gene encoding cystinosin-like isoform X2, giving the protein MTTCKTCLVLFLVLFNLTVISSVTLTFSKSDLTLIIPETKSLWLVPSGPLNETAEVLFTYEIGDKIKYTEDHELLDPLPSINITANSSQAVEVKLTAKKAGNINLGINSSSLELTGLDNAFVRLSIFHNSAIVYFNIVIGWIYFAAWSVSFYPQVYENWRRKSVIGLNFDFLAYNITGFIAYSFFNVGLFWIKSIEDDYKSLHPRGINPVQLNDVIFALHAVFVTIITILQCCIYERGGQKISWISAVLLVLAWLFILVTLFLAVGNVMTWLSYLYCFSYVKLGVTLIKYIPQAYMNYRRKSTVGWSIGNVLLDFTGGSLSLLQMFLLAYNSDDWGSLFGDPTKFGLGAFSILFDMLFMTQHYCLYRGNVPYHQIGVVNTGNAGQTTNSVEKA; this is encoded by the exons ATGACGACGTGCAAGACATGTTTAGTactttttttggttttgtttaacT TGACAGTTATCAGCAGTGTTACACTAACATTCTCAAAGAGCGATTTGACCTTGATCATTCCAGAGACCAAATCTTTGTGGTTGGTGCCAAG CGGTCCTTTGAATGAGACAGCAGAGGtattatttacatatgaaaTCGGAGACAAGATAAAATACACAGAAGATCATGAGTTGCTTGACCCTCTACCCAGTATTAACATAACAGCCAATAGTAGTCAGGCCGTGGAGGTCAAGCTGACAGCAAAGAAAGCCGGGAACATCAACCTCGGAATCAACTCTTCATCCTTGGAGCTGACAGG CTTAGATAATGCTTTTGTGAGGCTGAGCATCTTCCACAATTCTGCCATTGTTTACTTTAACATTGTAATTGGCTGGATCTATTTTGCTGCCTGGTCGGTATCATTTTATCCACAAGTTTATGAGAACTGGAGACGTAAAAG tGTGATCGGCCTAAACTTTGACTTCCTTGCCTACAACATAACAGGGTTTATAGCCTACAGTTTCTTCAATGTTGGACTTTTCTGGATCAAAAGTATAGAG GATGACTATAAAAGTTTACATCCAAGGGGGATAAATCCTGTCCAGTTAAATGATGTGATATTTGCCCTCCATGCTGTATTTGTCACCATCATCACAATCTTACAGTGCTGTATCTATGAG cGTGGTGGACAAAAGATTTCGTGGATTTCTGCTGTACTACTGGTGTTAGCCTGGCTATTTATCTTGGTAACACTGTTCTTAGCAGTAGGCAATGTGATGACATGGCTTAGCTACCTCTACTGTTTCTCCTACGTCAAGCTTGGTGTTACCCTGATCAAGTATATACCACAA GCGTACATGAATTACAGAAGGAAAAGCACAGTAGGTTGGAGTATAGGCAATGTATTGTTGGACTTCACTGGTGGGAGTCTTAGTCTGTTACAGATGTTCCTACTGGCCTACAATAGTG ATGACTGGGGGTCGTTGTTTGGAGACCCCACCAAGTTTGGACTGGGAGCTTTCTCCATCTTGTTTGATATGTTGTTTATGACCCAGCATTACTGTCTCTACCGAGGAAATGTGCCTTACCACCAAATAGGTGTAGTGAATACCGGCAACGCAGGCCAAACTACCAACAGTGTAGAAAAGGCTTGA